From Terriglobales bacterium:
GGGAGCTGCAGCCGGATTTCTACGCGCAGCTCGGCGTCGAGTACGCCGCCAAGCGCAAGCTGCTGTGCGACACGCTCGCCGACATCGGCCTCGCGCCCTGCATCCCGCAGGGCGCTTACTACGTCCTGGCCGACGCTTCGTCGCTTCCGGGAAAGACCGCGAAAGCGAAGGCCATGCACTTGCTCGAGACCGCCGGCGTCGCCAGCGTCCCCGGTTCGTCCTTCTATTCTGGTGGAGGCGGCGAGCAGATGCTGCGCTTCTGCTTCGCCAAGACCGACGCCGACCTCGCCGAAGCCTGCCGCCGGCTGGAGAAAGCGCCCGCCGCGACCGCGCGCTAGGCGTGCAGGTTCTCGTGGATCCCGAACTTCGTGTTGTAGTGCAGGTCCACGCGCCCGCAGGTGTGCTTCTCCTGCGAGTACACCGTGCAGGCGTCGATGGGATGCGAGTAGATGTGGAGGCTCACCGCGCGCGTGTTCGCCTCGCGCGGGTTCTCCACGCGATGCACCGGGCGCTTCGGGTCCACGGCGCACGGGTTCCCGGGCTCGATCCACTCCACGTTGTCTTCTTCCAGGTCGCAGGTGCCGGCCTTCGGGTCTTCCGCGATCACGCGATAGTTCTGCACCTTGAGCCGCCCGATCGGAACCGACATCCAGCAGTTCTGGCCCTCGTGGTTGTGGATGGCCGAGATGTGTCCCGGCTCCCAGCAGATGGCGATCAGCTCATACAGCGGCGTGCGGTCGATCAGGTTGCGCGTGTAGTGCTGCTTGTCCCAGAGCGTGTAGCGCTCAATGGACTCCGGCGCCACCG
This genomic window contains:
- a CDS encoding cysteine dioxygenase family protein; the encoded protein is MIAIGDFVQGLQRFAPADFTRIERIRDYVRQNPVAPESIERYTLWDKQHYTRNLIDRTPLYELIAICWEPGHISAIHNHEGQNCWMSVPIGRLKVQNYRVIAEDPKAGTCDLEEDNVEWIEPGNPCAVDPKRPVHRVENPREANTRAVSLHIYSHPIDACTVYSQEKHTCGRVDLHYNTKFGIHENLHA